The DNA window CGAACCACGGGCAACGAATGGCTTCAGGCTACGCGCGAGTCGCTCCTCGCGCAGCCGGGCGACGGCATGGGGCATGCTGGACAACACCGGATCAGGGGGCGCGCAGTCTACCGCCTGGTCTATCCTCATGCACGACTGAACAGACGCCGACTGCTCCGGTCGAACCCCTTGCAGTCCTCAAACAGCTTTCCGGGAGATCACTGATGTACCGTCTTGCCACCTTGCTCGCCCTCACCCTCGCCATTCCAGCCGTGCATGCGGCATCCCTGAAGGAGCAGAAACTGGACGAGCTACTTACCAAGGTCGCACGCGAAAGCAGCGTCGGCACGCCTCGCGCCATCAATGCCGACATCCTCGACCAGGGCTACAGCGTGGACAAACACGAACTGGTCAACCACCTCAGCGTACAGCCCAGCCATGCCGCGCAGATGCGCAGCAACCCGGACGACGTGCGCAAGCAGCTCGGCGCCAGCGTCTGCAACAACGCGGGCCTGCGCGAACTGCTGTCACAAGGCGCGGTGCTGCGTTTCGAATTCAGCGAATACAAGACCGAGAAGCGCATCGCCACCGAGCGCTACAACGCCAAGGATTGCGGGATCTAAGCACCGATCCACGCTCTTTACGGCATCCCTACCCTTATACCGATTGCCAAGCCTATGTAGGGTGCGCCATGCGCACCGGCGTCTAGAAGCCGGTGCGCAGACGCGCTGCCTCGAAAGATAGTGAACAGGTTCTACAGCGCTACCTGAGCACCGCCGGGTCACCCTTGCCCGCCACGGCGGCGGCTTCTTCCGGCGTCAGCAGCGCGGTGCGTGGCACGTTGCGCAGACGCGCACAGGCCGCCAGGACATTGGCCCAGCACGCACGGTTGGCGAACTGCATGGCGGTTTCGTCGAGCGTACCGCCACGGTTGCGATAACCCAGCACCGACGACTTGCGCGCATCCGGCAGGATGGTCCACAGGTGCCCACGCGCCACTTCCGGACGCATGTGCGTCAGCAGGATGCGCGTCTCCATGCGCTCGGGGAACAGTCGCGAAACCAGCGCATTGCCCGCCAGTGCCGCGTCCTCCCAACGGTCACGCGGTGCACGGAAACGTCCCGGCTCCTGCAGATAGACCAGTCGATAGGCGCACTCGGCCTCTTCCAGGCGCTTCGCCGCACGCAACATCTCGCTCAACTGGTAGCTGCCGTTGGCGATCAGCAACACCGGCTCCTCGCCGTCATGCTCGCTGACCAGGATCGCGCCATCGCGCGCCAGTTGCTCGGACTGCTCACGGCTGAAGAATGCCGGGCGCTCGCGCTTGGGGATGACCATGCAGGCCAGCTCGCCGCGGGCACTGTAGATGGAGGGCAGCAGCGCCAGGGTGCTGTTGTGGTCCGCCGGGAACAACACGCGCACGGTGTCGCTCATCTCCCCCAGCAAGGCCTCGCAGAAAGTGGTGTCCTGGTGCGACTGCTGGTTCTTGCCGTTCTCCCAGGTATGGGAGGTGGCGATCAACGGCCAGCCGAGCCAGCCTGCGGGGCGACCCGCTTCTTTCTGCTGACGGGAGAAGATGATGCTCTGGCGCACTGCACCGAGCATCTTCACGCAAAAGGCTTCATAGCTGGCGACCAGGTTCAGACCACCCTGGTTGGCCAGGCAGGCCGAGACCACGGCCTCTTCGTTCAGCGCGGTGATGATGCGCCCATCCACGGCCTCCAGATCGCTCTCGGGGTCGGTGACACGGTGCTTGAGCGCCTTGAGCACACCGCCCAGGCGGTTGCTGGCCAGTTCATCCGGGTTGCCCACGCGTGCGCGCAGGTCGGGGTTGGCCTGGGTCAGGTCGACGAAGAAGCGGTCCACCGCGGACATAGGCGAGCAGGCGTCGGCGCGGTAGTGCAGGTCGGGAAGGTGCGGAGAATGCGGTCGGCGCACTGCCATGGCGTTGTCACGCTCCAGCGGACGCCCCTCGCGACTGCCCTCGATCAGTTCGAGGGCATGGGCCAGCACGTCCTGCGGGACGAACAGACGGGCAGCATGTTCATTGAACAGCGCGCGTGCAGCCGCATCGCTGTGCGGGTTGCCCGGTAGCGGCAGGTTGTGCGCTGCATTGCTGCCCGCGCCATAGAAACCGAAGCCCTTGACCGTCTCGGCGATACCATAGGGAATCGGCAGCGGGTAATTCAGGATGCCCCGCTCGCGCTCCTCGACCCGCCGCGCCAGCCGGTGCTCCATCTCCCAGAGGGTGCAGACGAATGCCGCCGGGTCGCGCCCGTCGAAGGTGATGGGGTCGAAACCGCATTGCGACAAATGCTGGCGGAAGCCTTCGAGGCCTTCCAGTGTCCCGAGCTGGGTACGCTGCTCGATGCGCCGGCCATTGGCGATCATCACCGGCAGTGCAGCGCCGCAGTCTTCGGCGCGCCACCAGCGTGGAATCCAGTCGCTGCCGCGCTGCTCTTCGGCGGCGCCGTCCGAGAGGAAGGCCACCAGTGTTTCACCGGGCAGCGGCACGTGCGCGTATTGCAGTTCCGCGAAGCCCAGGTAGCCACCCTCGATGATGCCGCCGGCGGTATGCGCATTGACGTGGCTGCCCAGCGGGTCGAGGGGGCTGCCGTCGCTGGCCTGGCGATAGCCGTAGAAATCGCTCAGCAGACGGTTCAGGCCCTGCTCGCCATTGCCATAGGCTTCGGCCTGTTCGGGGTGCAGGTTGCCCAACAGCACGTTGAGGGCGTCGATGGCCGCCACGCAATGGCCCTGGCCCATCAGCCAGCCACGGGTCTTGCCGGTCAGCGCATTCAACCCCAGGTAACCGGCGTAGGCCGGCACCATGTTCAGGGCACCACCGGTGTGCCCTTCGGGATTGACCTTGAAGTCGTCGGCCTCCAGCGGCGCGCCGTCCAGTTTCAGGCGCCGTGCGTAGGTCATGTGCGCCACCAGCCAGAGCCCGGCGCTGGCCAGGCGGTCGATGGCCTGCAGGCTGCGGTAGACGGCCGCGACATCCGGTTGCAGCCCGGCCTGCACCAGTTGGTGCGCCAGGCGGTAGGCCGCCGCCTGGGTTTCCGGTGCATGCTCGAACGGACCATAACCGGCGCGCCAGGTGGCGAACTCCACCTGTGCGCTGGCATGTTGGTCCAGCTCGGCAAGGCTGGGCAGTAGCTGACTCATGGTTCACTCCATTGGCTGACTGGTTGCGTTCTAGTCTAGGTAGCGCGTACGGTTCCATCGCTGATATGCATCAAGACTCCAGCACGCGTATGCAGCCACCATCGTAGTACAGACAGGAACGTATTATGGCTTTGCTCAGCTTCCTTGGCGCCATCCAACAGGTAACAGGCTCTTGCTATCTCATTGAAACCCATGGAGGCGCCAAGGTGCTTCTGGAGTGCGGCATGCACCAGGGGCGCCGCCAGGAGGAGGAAGGCAACCGGACGCCTTTCGCCTTCGACCCACGCACCCTCGACGCCGTGGTGCTGTCCCACGCCCACATCGACCACAGCGGCCTGCTGCCGAAACTGGT is part of the Pseudomonas sp. ABC1 genome and encodes:
- a CDS encoding xylulose 5-phosphate 3-epimerase, translating into MSQLLPSLAELDQHASAQVEFATWRAGYGPFEHAPETQAAAYRLAHQLVQAGLQPDVAAVYRSLQAIDRLASAGLWLVAHMTYARRLKLDGAPLEADDFKVNPEGHTGGALNMVPAYAGYLGLNALTGKTRGWLMGQGHCVAAIDALNVLLGNLHPEQAEAYGNGEQGLNRLLSDFYGYRQASDGSPLDPLGSHVNAHTAGGIIEGGYLGFAELQYAHVPLPGETLVAFLSDGAAEEQRGSDWIPRWWRAEDCGAALPVMIANGRRIEQRTQLGTLEGLEGFRQHLSQCGFDPITFDGRDPAAFVCTLWEMEHRLARRVEERERGILNYPLPIPYGIAETVKGFGFYGAGSNAAHNLPLPGNPHSDAAARALFNEHAARLFVPQDVLAHALELIEGSREGRPLERDNAMAVRRPHSPHLPDLHYRADACSPMSAVDRFFVDLTQANPDLRARVGNPDELASNRLGGVLKALKHRVTDPESDLEAVDGRIITALNEEAVVSACLANQGGLNLVASYEAFCVKMLGAVRQSIIFSRQQKEAGRPAGWLGWPLIATSHTWENGKNQQSHQDTTFCEALLGEMSDTVRVLFPADHNSTLALLPSIYSARGELACMVIPKRERPAFFSREQSEQLARDGAILVSEHDGEEPVLLIANGSYQLSEMLRAAKRLEEAECAYRLVYLQEPGRFRAPRDRWEDAALAGNALVSRLFPERMETRILLTHMRPEVARGHLWTILPDARKSSVLGYRNRGGTLDETAMQFANRACWANVLAACARLRNVPRTALLTPEEAAAVAGKGDPAVLR
- a CDS encoding PA3611 family quorum-sensing-regulated virulence factor, with the protein product MYRLATLLALTLAIPAVHAASLKEQKLDELLTKVARESSVGTPRAINADILDQGYSVDKHELVNHLSVQPSHAAQMRSNPDDVRKQLGASVCNNAGLRELLSQGAVLRFEFSEYKTEKRIATERYNAKDCGI